From one Liolophura sinensis isolate JHLJ2023 chromosome 10, CUHK_Ljap_v2, whole genome shotgun sequence genomic stretch:
- the LOC135477167 gene encoding uncharacterized protein LOC135477167, with protein sequence MGLPDHRVLPNGPPKARLIMGLRPIVLVMILVLLGLGALCVIYTRSSKLQPIWITPTRYRDLKYTLRDHRNFTIVSAYFNLGTLRKGFKTTLSPGLYRQWASFLTRILNPLVFYTDDVEFKALIESGRAHLPNLTKVIYVKKRETFWAFSLRDKIQRIYDDPKYPKYYPGTVSADYSCVQHVKYELITDVLNRNIFPARYYAWLDAGYFRGISGSNAQYRLDVPHDFDDSRIAYTEIKRPKSKLSFHSVIVRNKLWVGGGMFIGTAQKLRGFFMQYQRAVELSLRLGIMNVDQTILCAMFTENGRKLVQPSVEVQPYRPPKGHNPWFYLGYRCLWRVKSTRDQDIGTMI encoded by the exons gTTCTGCCGAATGGTCCCCCCAAAGCCCGTCTTATAATGGGACTCCGACCTATCGTCCTCGTAATGATCTTAGTCTTGCTGGGACTAGGAGCTTTATGT GTTATATATACAAGAAGTTCAAAACTGCAACCAATTTGGATCACACCCACGAGATATCGGGATCTGAAATATACGCTAAGGGACCATCGTAATTTTACCATCGTGTCGGCCTACTTTAACCTGGGAACGCTAAGGAAAGGCTTTAAAACGACGCTAAGTCCAGGACTCTACCGACAGTGGGCTTCATTCTTGACTAGGATACTTAACCCCTTGGTCTTCTACACCGACGACGTTGAATTCAAAGCTCTCATTGAATCTGGCCGTGCACATTTACCGAACCTCACCAAGGTAATATATGTTAAAAAGAGAGAAACTTTCTGGGCCTTCAGCTTAAGAGACAAGATACAGAGAATTTATGACGACCCCAAATATCCAAAATATTATCCGGGCACCGTCTCGGCAGATTATAGTTGTGTTCAACACGTAAAGTATGAGCTTATCACTGATGTGTTGAACAGGAATATTTTCCCCGCTCGCTACTACGCATGGCTGGATGCGGGCTACTTCCGTGGGATTTCAGGCTCAAATGCCCAATACCGCCTTGACGTCCCACATGATTTTGACGATTCCAGAATCGCCTACACTGAAATTAAGAGGCCTAAAAGTAAACTGTCTTTCCATTCAGTTATAGTCAGAAATAAACTCTGGGTCGGTGGCGGTATGTTCATTGGTACCGCACAGAAGTTACGTGGATTTTTCATGCAGTACCAGAGAGCTGTGGAACTGTCTCTTCGGCTCGGCATAATGAATGTAGACCAGACGATACTGTGTGCGATGTTTACTGAGAACGGCCGGAAACTCGTGCAGCCATCTGTGGAAGTACAACCGTACAGACCACCAAAGGGACACAACCCGTGGTTTTATCTAGGATATCGCTGCCTCTGGCGTGTCAAGTCCACAAGAGACCAAGACATCGGTACTATGATTTGA
- the LOC135477168 gene encoding potassium voltage-gated channel subfamily B member 1-like → MIPDNNDRSKPMDSGECQTDTAMDQMITFNIGGKIFQTKSSTLNNVRVGWLPTLSRAHPAYNADTGEYFFDRDPNYFRLVLQLYRTGTLHVEGSHCSKTLQSELSFWGLEDKDVGDCCWRNVCEARNREQEFRQLKEMAVTASLRHELSKEATWKEQLWMLLDNPRSSIPAKVWFLISIVLILLSISCHAINTLPSIKSAIREKIRNPKAGLENCSNTTSTQDADRTLFILNVADACCLTFFTIDVVLRIVSAPQRVCFLKSFLFISDLFFLIPGWILVGLMFSDMSVWLPKLQESKTLHLLQIVTLARISRVIRLGWYSDGFRTLVIVLKRSSRELLALGNILVINVAVFGFLVYSAEVGTNKDFNNAFQGFWWSAITLTTVGYGDIYPESPLGCVIGGACAVSGIVTIGLLIPIIARNFRVYYRFRNTYFSSTTNLNAKRNDSEKKDLRNV, encoded by the exons ATGATCCCGGACAACAATGACCGCAGTAAACCCATGGATTCTGGTGAATGTCAGACAGACACTGCAATGGACCAAATGATCACGTTTAACATTGGGGGAAAGATTTTCCAAACCAAATCAAGCACATTGAATAATGTCCGTGTTGGATGGTTACCGACTCTGTCTAGGGCTCATCCTGCTTACAACGCTGACACAGGAGAGTACTTTTTTGACCGAGACCCCAACTACTTCCGATTGGTCCTGCAGTTGTATCGGACAGGTACGTTACACGTAGAGGGTAGTCACTGTTCAAAAACTCTGCAGTCTGAATTGTCATTCTGGGGCCTTGAGGACAAAGATGTCGGCGACTGCTGTTGGCGGAACGTCTGTGAAGCGAGAAATCGGGAACAGGAGTTCCGGCAACTCaaagaaatggctgttacagCCTCCTTAAGACATGAATTGTCTAAAGAAGCCACCTGGAAAGAGCAGCTTTGGATGTTGTTAGACAATCCAAGATCGTCAATTCCAGCAAAG GTTTGGTTCCTGATTTCTATTGTACTCATCCTCCTATCGATTTCATGCCATGCTATCAACACTTTACCGTCTATCAAGTCAGCCATACGGGAGAAGATTAGGAATCCGAAAGCCGGGCTGGAAAACTGTAGTAACACGACGTCCACTCAAGACGCCGATCGAACGCTGTTTATTCTCAACGTCGCTGACGCCTGTTGCCTGACGTTTTTCACTATCGACGTCGTCTTGCGGATAGTTTCTGCCCCACAGCGCGTGTGTTTTCTCAAATCGTTCCTGTTCATCAGCGACCTTTTTTTCCTTATCCCAGGATGGATTCTGGTTGGTCTTATGTTCTCAGACATGTCCGTCTGGTTACCAAAGCTCCAGGAAAGCAAAACTTTGCACCTCCTGCAAATTGTAACGCTTGCTCGTATTTCGCGGGTTATACGGTTGGGCTGGTATTCTGATGGATTTAGAACGCTGGTCATTGTGCTGAAAAGGAGCAGCCGAGAGTTACTTGCCCTTGGGAACATTTTAGTTATCAACGTTGCCGTGTTTGGGTTTCTCGTCTACTCCGCCGAGGTGGGTACAAACAAAGACTTTAATAACGCCTTCCAGGGTTTCTGGTGGTCTGCTATAACCTTGACAACAGTTGGATACGGTGATATTTACCCGGAATCTCCGCTAGGCTGTGTGATAGGTGGTGCATGCGCAGTGTCCGGTATAGTGACAATTGGCCTCCTGATACCCATCATTGCTAGAAACTTCCGGGTGTACTATAGATTTCGTAACACTTACTTCTCTTCCACGACCAACCTCAACGCAAAAAGAAATGATTCGGAAAAGAAAGATCTCAGGAATGTTTAA